A window of the Oryza brachyantha chromosome 5, ObraRS2, whole genome shotgun sequence genome harbors these coding sequences:
- the LOC102699784 gene encoding ras-related protein Rab7-like — protein sequence MASSRRRTLLKVIVLGDSGVGKTSLMNQYVNKKFSQQYKATIGADFVTKEVLIEDRLVTLQIWDTAGQERFQSLGVAFYRGADCCMLVYDVNAKRSFNALNTWHDEFLTQAGPSDRKHFPFILLGNKIDIDAGRRVISEKKAKEWCVSKGNIPYFETSAKDDYNVDSAFLCIAKLALEHENDQDIYSKTVTEPVPDTEPTSGCAC from the exons ATGGCGTCTTCGCGGAGGAGGACGCTGCTCAAGGTCATCGTCCTCGGCGACAGCGG GGTGGGGAAGACGTCCCTGATGAACCA ATATGTGAACAAGAAGTTTAGCCAGCAGTACAAGGCGACGATCGGCGCCGATTTCGTCACCAAGGAGGTTCTCATCGAAGACAGGCTTGTCACCTTGCAG ATCTGGGACACGGCAGGCCAGGAGAGGTTTCAGAGTCTCGGTGTGGCGTTCTACAGAGGTGCGGATTGCTGTATGCTAGTCTACGATGTCAATGCTAAAAGGTCTTTCAATGCACTAAATACCTGGCATGATGAGTTCCTCACCCAA GCTGGTCCCTCAGATCGTAAACATTTTCCATTCATCTTACTCGGGAACAAGATTGACATCGATGCTGGAAGACGTGTG ATCTCTGAGAAGAAGGCAAAAGAGTGGTGCGTCTCCAAAGGCAACATTCCATACTTCGAAACCTCTGCAAAAGACGACTACAACGTTGACAGTGCTTTTCTATGCATTGCTAAGCTTGCTTTGGAGCATGAGAATGATCAAGACAT ATACTCCAAAACTGTTACAGAGCCAGTCCCTGATACTGAACCTACCAGCGGATGTGCTTGCTAG